In Arcobacter ellisii, a genomic segment contains:
- a CDS encoding MFS transporter, whose protein sequence is MIKSVLPLSAIIALRFFGLFLVLPIISVYAINLEGATPTLVGIVIGGYALTQMIFQVPFGVISDKLGRKGTIIMGLLLFAVGSLICAVSNDIYSLLFGRLLQGAGAIGAVVTATISDLVKEEQRPKAMALMGSSIAIAFAVSMIAGPTIGAAFGVHSLFYITMVIALGSIFVLIKMVPNPPHITHTYNKKVNLGEVLGNTNLIKMNITNFLQKGLMTFAFMIIPITLVNHFEWTMGELWKVYLPAMIFGVIAMGPAAVIAEKKGKFKEILIIGIVFFAISYLVIGLSSSAVVFVVGVVIFFIGFNMHEPIMQSLASKFAKVHQRGLVLGIFNSAGYLGTFLGGMIGGMFYKNVTLSTLVITIAIICVLWAILIFTMPNPAKKRFLYLSLDEYHLENSKNLNNPSIDEWYINNTENIIAIKYDNEKISEDEIKTLLK, encoded by the coding sequence ATGATTAAATCAGTTTTGCCTCTTAGTGCAATTATTGCTCTAAGATTTTTCGGTTTATTTTTAGTTTTACCTATTATTTCAGTTTATGCTATAAATTTAGAAGGTGCAACACCAACTTTAGTTGGTATTGTAATTGGTGGTTATGCTTTAACTCAAATGATTTTTCAAGTTCCATTTGGAGTAATAAGTGACAAACTTGGAAGAAAAGGTACAATTATTATGGGATTATTGCTTTTTGCAGTTGGTTCTTTAATTTGTGCTGTTTCTAATGATATTTACAGCTTATTATTTGGTAGATTACTTCAAGGTGCAGGTGCTATTGGAGCAGTTGTTACTGCAACTATTAGTGATTTAGTAAAAGAGGAACAAAGACCAAAAGCTATGGCTTTAATGGGTTCATCAATTGCTATTGCATTTGCAGTTTCTATGATTGCAGGTCCTACAATTGGTGCTGCATTTGGTGTTCACTCTTTATTTTATATCACAATGGTTATAGCTTTAGGTTCAATTTTTGTTTTAATAAAAATGGTTCCAAATCCTCCACATATAACTCACACTTATAATAAAAAAGTAAATTTAGGTGAAGTTTTAGGAAATACAAATTTAATTAAAATGAACATTACAAACTTTTTACAAAAAGGTTTAATGACATTTGCTTTTATGATTATTCCCATCACTTTAGTAAATCATTTTGAATGGACAATGGGTGAATTGTGGAAAGTTTACCTTCCTGCAATGATTTTTGGTGTTATTGCAATGGGACCTGCTGCTGTTATTGCAGAAAAAAAAGGAAAATTTAAAGAGATACTAATTATTGGGATTGTATTTTTTGCTATCTCTTATTTAGTAATTGGATTAAGTTCTAGTGCTGTTGTTTTTGTTGTTGGTGTTGTTATATTTTTTATTGGATTTAATATGCACGAACCAATTATGCAATCACTTGCTTCAAAATTTGCAAAAGTTCACCAAAGAGGTTTAGTTTTAGGAATTTTTAATTCAGCTGGTTATTTAGGAACATTCCTTGGAGGAATGATTGGAGGAATGTTTTATAAAAATGTAACTCTATCAACTTTAGTTATTACAATTGCAATTATCTGTGTTTTATGGGCTATTTTAATCTTTACTATGCCAAATCCTGCTAAAAAAAGATTTTTATATCTTTCTTTAGATGAGTATCATTTAGAAAATAGCAAAAATCTAAATAATCCTTCAATTG
- a CDS encoding non-canonical purine NTP pyrophosphatase, protein MKIVLASANKGKISEFQKLLPNDEVIAFSEILGEIDIVEDKDTFKGNAIKKAQTIYDELKKIDYEDVVVISDDSGISVPALNNEPGVYSARYSGVNATDKSNNAKLIENLNAKNLEITPAFYTACIAIVYKNEVYTVHGWMHGNVINKEMGEGGFGYDPMFIPNGFDKTLGELPHEVKKEFSHRSKALALAKKVLDVIL, encoded by the coding sequence GTGAAAATAGTTTTAGCATCAGCAAATAAAGGCAAAATTTCAGAGTTTCAAAAACTTCTTCCAAATGATGAAGTAATTGCATTTAGTGAAATTTTAGGTGAAATTGATATCGTTGAAGATAAGGATACTTTTAAAGGAAATGCTATTAAAAAAGCACAAACAATTTATGATGAATTAAAAAAAATAGATTATGAAGATGTTGTTGTGATTTCTGATGATTCGGGTATTTCTGTTCCTGCACTTAATAATGAACCAGGAGTTTATAGTGCTCGTTATTCAGGAGTTAATGCAACTGATAAATCAAATAATGCAAAATTAATAGAGAATCTAAATGCAAAAAATTTAGAGATAACACCTGCTTTTTATACAGCTTGTATAGCAATAGTTTATAAAAATGAAGTTTACACAGTTCATGGTTGGATGCATGGAAATGTTATAAATAAAGAGATGGGTGAGGGTGGTTTTGGTTATGACCCAATGTTTATTCCAAATGGTTTTGATAAAACTTTAGGAGAACTTCCACATGAAGTGAAAAAAGAGTTCTCTCATAGAAGCAAAGCTTTGGCTTTAGCAAAAAAAGTTTTAGACGTTATTCTTTGA
- a CDS encoding pyrroline-5-carboxylate reductase yields MKLTLIGNGIMAQSLARGLIKNHEIEIIGRDIEKLKVIQEKMPQITIKALDDQEDITGKNILFCVKPYALQSVSARLVGNANVLLSILAGTKLESLRKQIKAKHYIRTMPNIAASVQNSMTTITGDNEAKIIAMEIFSSIGQAIWVNTETQLDIATAIAGSGPAYLALVAEALADGAVKAGLERHLSMQLVQGLFSGTSSLLKHSHPAILKDSVMSPGGTTAAGYAELEKAGVRNAMISAVEAAFEKAIELGKK; encoded by the coding sequence ATGAAACTTACATTAATTGGTAATGGAATTATGGCTCAATCATTAGCAAGAGGACTTATTAAAAATCACGAAATTGAGATAATAGGAAGAGATATAGAAAAATTAAAAGTTATTCAAGAGAAGATGCCTCAAATCACAATAAAAGCTTTAGATGACCAAGAAGATATTACAGGAAAAAATATTTTATTTTGTGTAAAACCTTATGCTTTACAAAGTGTATCAGCAAGACTTGTTGGAAATGCAAATGTATTATTATCTATTTTAGCTGGAACAAAACTTGAATCTTTAAGAAAACAAATCAAAGCAAAACATTATATTAGAACTATGCCAAATATTGCTGCTTCTGTACAAAATTCAATGACAACTATTACAGGTGATAACGAAGCGAAAATTATTGCAATGGAAATTTTTAGTAGCATTGGACAAGCTATTTGGGTTAATACAGAAACTCAACTTGATATAGCAACTGCAATTGCTGGAAGTGGACCAGCTTATTTAGCTTTAGTAGCTGAAGCTTTAGCAGATGGTGCAGTAAAAGCAGGACTTGAAAGACATTTAAGTATGCAATTAGTTCAAGGTTTATTTAGTGGAACATCAAGTTTACTAAAACATTCTCATCCTGCAATTTTAAAAGATTCTGTTATGAGTCCAGGTGGAACAACTGCTGCTGGTTATGCAGAACTTGAAAAAGCTGGTGTAAGAAATGCTATGATAAGTGCTGTTGAAGCTGCTTTTGAAAAAGCTATCGAACTTGGGAAAAAGTAG
- a CDS encoding outer membrane protein assembly factor BamD, with product MIKSLKFKNLLLIACTAFVLSACSSKEEEEYNKPALYWYNKMMKQIASGDLDKADDTYTSLESEHRNSPFIPSAILILVNGHIDEEEYALANFYLDEYIKRFGLSKDIDYARYLKIKANFLGFKYQFRDQQLIDETITQIQEFKSKYKNSPYMPLVDTINSRLFMAKASFDNEIAELYIRRDKEAAAAFYEQKVKESWINPAEIEPVKVPFYRSIFE from the coding sequence ATGATAAAAAGTTTGAAGTTTAAAAATTTATTATTGATAGCTTGTACAGCCTTTGTTTTATCTGCTTGTTCTTCAAAAGAGGAAGAAGAGTACAATAAACCTGCACTTTATTGGTATAACAAAATGATGAAGCAAATTGCATCAGGAGATTTAGATAAAGCAGATGATACTTACACTTCTTTAGAGAGTGAACATAGAAATTCTCCTTTTATTCCAAGTGCTATTCTTATTTTAGTAAATGGACACATTGATGAGGAAGAGTATGCTTTAGCAAACTTTTATTTAGATGAATATATTAAAAGATTTGGTTTAAGTAAAGATATTGATTATGCAAGATATTTAAAAATCAAAGCAAACTTTTTAGGGTTTAAATACCAATTTAGAGATCAACAATTAATTGATGAAACAATTACTCAAATACAAGAGTTCAAATCAAAATACAAAAATTCACCTTATATGCCTTTAGTTGATACAATAAATTCAAGATTATTTATGGCAAAAGCTTCATTTGATAACGAAATTGCGGAACTTTATATAAGAAGAGATAAAGAAGCAGCAGCAGCTTTTTATGAACAAAAAGTTAAAGAATCTTGGATAAATCCAGCAGAAATTGAACCAGTGAAAGTTCCTTTTTACAGATCAATTTTTGAATAA
- the lon gene encoding endopeptidase La: protein MELENYDEFPQTIPLIIEDDIFLYPFMIAPLFLSNEQNIKAVEYAIEHNKLVMVTVSKHGKEGKRELDSFYDVGVVGNIMRKVSLPDGKIKVLFQGLAKGRILDFALEDSLFARVDILRTEEINEENIKSIIEVLIDNVKKLSRLNTKFPADLVKTIEENDDATRIADLISSVLKVKKDEAYKLFSQTNVEQRLLDIIEEIKKEIESFKIQKEITQKVNSKIEKTHKDYFLKEQIKAIQKELGGDNQKDEEIKAYKKRLKAKKEFMPKEAYKETKKQIEKLSRMNQDSPDASLLQTYVEQVLDIPFGEYANEKISVKSVEDQLNEDHYSLVKPKERISEYFAVKQLLEQRNIEDLKSKGTVLCFVGPPGVGKTSLANSIAKALQRPLIRIALGGMEDVNELRGHRRTYVGAMPGRLIKGLIDAKKMNPVMVLDEIDKLGANHRGDPTAVMLEILDPEQNHEFRDLYLNFPVDLSQVIFVSTANDARRIPAPLRDRMEFIEISSYTPNEKYHIAKDYLIPQELEKHGLKKSEVSINKATIEMIIGKYTREAGVRNLRRVFSKLCRKVVKQILNDPTIEKVTIGTKDLKTYLDNPIFEIDPAEKKNSVGIANGLAWTAVGGDVLKIEAIKLKGKGNLSVTGNLGDVMKESSRISYSVVKVLIDNKTLKIDDKIIPKSFKEEEEKEKIDSSEVYKRYDIHLHIPEGATPKDGPSAGITMALAMASVLSEKAIKADVAMTGELTLSGKVLPIGGLKEKLIAAYKAKMKKALVPRKNFDRDLDEIPEEVKSAMEIKAVDTIEDVLKEALEN from the coding sequence ATGGAATTAGAAAATTACGATGAATTCCCACAAACTATACCTTTAATTATTGAAGATGATATATTTTTATACCCTTTTATGATTGCTCCTTTATTTTTAAGTAATGAGCAAAATATAAAAGCAGTTGAATATGCAATAGAACATAATAAATTAGTTATGGTTACTGTTTCTAAGCATGGTAAAGAGGGAAAAAGAGAATTAGACTCTTTTTATGATGTTGGAGTAGTTGGAAATATTATGCGAAAAGTATCTTTACCTGATGGTAAAATAAAAGTGCTTTTTCAAGGTTTAGCAAAAGGTAGAATTTTAGATTTTGCTTTAGAAGATTCTCTTTTTGCAAGAGTTGATATTTTAAGAACAGAAGAGATAAATGAAGAAAATATCAAATCTATTATAGAAGTTTTAATTGACAATGTTAAAAAACTTTCAAGATTAAATACAAAATTCCCAGCTGATTTAGTAAAAACAATTGAAGAAAATGATGATGCAACAAGAATTGCTGATTTGATTTCTTCAGTTCTAAAAGTAAAAAAAGATGAAGCTTATAAACTTTTCTCTCAAACAAATGTAGAACAAAGATTACTTGATATTATTGAAGAGATAAAAAAAGAGATAGAATCATTTAAAATCCAAAAAGAGATAACTCAAAAAGTAAACTCAAAAATAGAAAAAACTCATAAAGATTATTTTTTAAAAGAGCAAATAAAAGCGATTCAAAAAGAGCTTGGCGGTGATAACCAAAAAGATGAAGAGATAAAAGCTTATAAAAAAAGATTAAAAGCTAAAAAAGAGTTTATGCCAAAAGAGGCTTATAAAGAGACAAAAAAACAAATTGAAAAATTAAGTAGAATGAACCAAGATTCTCCTGATGCTTCTTTATTACAAACTTATGTAGAACAAGTTTTAGATATTCCATTTGGTGAATATGCAAATGAAAAAATATCAGTAAAAAGTGTTGAAGACCAACTAAACGAAGACCATTACTCTTTAGTTAAACCAAAAGAGAGAATTTCAGAATATTTTGCAGTTAAACAGTTATTAGAGCAAAGAAATATCGAAGATTTAAAATCAAAAGGTACTGTTTTATGTTTTGTGGGACCTCCAGGTGTTGGTAAAACTTCTTTAGCAAACTCAATTGCAAAAGCACTACAAAGACCACTTATTAGAATTGCTTTAGGTGGAATGGAAGATGTAAATGAGTTAAGAGGTCATAGAAGAACATACGTTGGAGCAATGCCAGGAAGATTAATCAAAGGATTAATTGATGCTAAAAAAATGAATCCAGTTATGGTTTTAGATGAGATTGATAAACTAGGAGCTAACCATAGAGGTGACCCAACAGCAGTTATGCTTGAAATTTTAGACCCTGAGCAAAACCATGAATTTAGGGATTTATATCTTAATTTTCCAGTTGATTTATCACAAGTAATTTTTGTTTCAACTGCAAATGATGCTAGAAGAATTCCTGCACCACTTAGAGATAGAATGGAGTTTATAGAGATTTCATCTTATACTCCAAATGAAAAATATCATATAGCAAAAGATTATTTAATTCCTCAAGAGTTGGAAAAACATGGACTTAAAAAGAGTGAAGTAAGTATCAATAAAGCGACTATTGAGATGATAATAGGAAAATATACAAGAGAAGCTGGGGTTAGAAATCTAAGAAGAGTTTTCTCAAAACTTTGTAGAAAAGTTGTAAAACAGATTTTAAATGACCCAACAATAGAAAAAGTAACTATTGGTACAAAAGATTTAAAAACATATTTAGATAATCCAATTTTTGAAATTGACCCAGCTGAAAAGAAAAACTCTGTTGGAATTGCAAATGGATTAGCTTGGACAGCTGTTGGTGGAGATGTTTTAAAAATTGAAGCAATTAAACTAAAAGGAAAAGGTAATTTAAGTGTAACTGGAAATCTTGGTGATGTTATGAAAGAGTCTTCAAGAATTTCTTACTCTGTTGTAAAAGTATTAATTGATAATAAAACTCTAAAAATCGATGATAAAATAATTCCAAAATCTTTCAAAGAAGAGGAAGAAAAAGAGAAAATTGATTCAAGTGAAGTTTACAAAAGATATGATATTCACTTACATATTCCAGAAGGTGCAACACCAAAAGATGGACCAAGTGCAGGTATAACAATGGCTCTTGCAATGGCTTCTGTTTTAAGTGAAAAAGCTATAAAAGCTGATGTTGCTATGACTGGAGAACTTACACTTTCAGGAAAAGTTTTACCAATTGGTGGATTAAAAGAGAAATTAATTGCTGCATATAAAGCAAAAATGAAAAAAGCCTTAGTTCCTAGAAAAAACTTTGATAGAGATTTAGATGAAATTCCTGAAGAAGTAAAAAGTGCTATGGAAATAAAAGCTGTTGATACAATCGAAGATGTATTAAAAGAGGCTTTGGAAAACTAA
- a CDS encoding rhomboid family intramembrane serine protease codes for MLKRFNRRDFTATNVIILITVIMYIIQINIPQGGLLFGLNLYFMVYDFWWQPLTTIFAHGGIAHLGMNMFVLWQFGNLIERFRGKKEIILLYFITGIVTSLLSFLYIYYLDNQVNLVGASGAICAILGYVAYYDKAQRGGIITWILLISVAPLLIGLPIAWYAHFIGLAVGFIYALIRR; via the coding sequence ATGTTAAAAAGATTTAATAGAAGAGATTTTACTGCAACAAATGTGATTATACTAATAACTGTAATAATGTATATTATTCAAATAAACATTCCTCAAGGTGGATTATTATTTGGATTAAATCTTTATTTTATGGTTTATGATTTTTGGTGGCAACCTTTAACTACAATTTTTGCTCACGGTGGAATTGCCCATCTTGGAATGAATATGTTTGTTCTTTGGCAGTTTGGAAATTTAATAGAGAGATTTAGAGGTAAAAAAGAGATAATTCTTTTATATTTTATAACAGGAATTGTAACTTCATTATTATCATTTTTATATATCTATTATTTAGATAATCAAGTGAATTTAGTGGGAGCTTCAGGAGCAATTTGTGCCATTTTAGGATATGTTGCATATTATGATAAAGCTCAAAGAGGTGGAATAATTACTTGGATTTTATTGATTTCAGTTGCACCTTTATTAATTGGACTTCCAATTGCTTGGTATGCCCATTTTATAGGACTTGCTGTTGGTTTTATTTATGCACTTATTAGAAGATAG
- a CDS encoding CPXCG motif-containing cysteine-rich protein: MKEIHIQCPYCLQAISILLDTGVYEYTTVVEDCEVCCRPIEVSYIVEDGEIKTYSYNSIEGNEF; encoded by the coding sequence ATGAAAGAGATACATATTCAATGTCCATATTGTTTACAAGCCATTTCAATTCTTTTGGATACGGGAGTTTACGAATATACGACAGTTGTTGAAGATTGTGAAGTTTGTTGCAGACCAATAGAAGTTTCATATATAGTTGAAGATGGTGAAATAAAAACATATTCATATAATAGTATAGAAGGAAATGAGTTTTAA
- a CDS encoding low molecular weight protein-tyrosine-phosphatase, whose translation MEVKSILFVCLGNICRSPIAEGVAKEYIKKQNLDILIDSAGTGSWHIGEKPCENSIKVAKLNGVDISNQKARQVKKEDFKKFDLIVGLDKNNISNLKNLGYKNPIKLGDFGFDGECVPDPYFFDGFEGFDKVYEMIDICVRNLIDEFIKSKI comes from the coding sequence ATGGAAGTAAAATCGATTTTATTTGTATGTTTAGGAAATATTTGTCGTTCTCCAATTGCTGAGGGAGTTGCAAAAGAGTATATAAAAAAACAAAATTTGGATATTTTGATTGATAGTGCAGGAACGGGTTCTTGGCATATAGGAGAAAAACCTTGCGAAAATTCAATAAAAGTGGCAAAACTAAATGGTGTTGATATTTCAAATCAAAAAGCAAGACAAGTAAAAAAAGAGGATTTTAAAAAGTTTGATTTGATAGTTGGACTTGATAAAAATAATATTTCAAATCTAAAAAATTTAGGTTATAAAAATCCTATAAAACTTGGAGATTTTGGATTTGATGGAGAGTGTGTACCTGACCCATACTTCTTTGATGGATTTGAAGGTTTTGATAAAGTTTATGAAATGATTGATATTTGTGTTAGAAATTTGATTGATGAGTTTATAAAATCAAAGATTTAA
- a CDS encoding protein adenylyltransferase SelO — protein sequence MKLDELKLEVDYFEFDEKLYQKLNATPLKNPKLVSFNQKACDLIGLDYKECETQEFLEFMNGTKILKGSVPYSMVYAGHQFGYFVPQLGDGRAINLGSINGWHLQTKGSGLTRYSRQGDGRAVLRSSIREYLVSEAMYALGIPTTRALAIIDSDSFAHREWNQESCSIVLRMSPSWIRIGTFEYFARTKQNAEKNLKQLANYVIKQSYPELENEENKYEKMFYSLVDRSAKLMALWQVYGFQHGVMNTDNFSMAGLTIDYGPYAFMDYFEKNSICNHTDVEGRYSYNNQPYVARWNLFVLLDCLKKICDETKLENYMKNYLSLHKKIYLDMMNKRVGLEVSKSGDSNLYLILELLGALESSKMDYNVFFYRLTNLKSFEDLSSILDIAVFQEPLKKWFESYKKVCLEQETTFESRFEIMKKVNPKYILKNYMLQEAIQKADEGDYWLVNELLNIALNPFDEHPDFERYAQPTPMKFANIKLSCSS from the coding sequence ATGAAATTAGATGAATTAAAACTTGAAGTTGATTATTTTGAATTTGATGAAAAGTTATACCAAAAATTAAATGCAACCCCATTAAAAAATCCAAAATTAGTATCTTTCAATCAAAAAGCCTGTGACTTAATAGGATTAGACTATAAAGAGTGTGAAACTCAAGAGTTTTTAGAGTTTATGAATGGAACAAAAATATTAAAGGGAAGTGTTCCTTATAGTATGGTTTATGCTGGGCATCAGTTTGGTTATTTTGTACCACAACTTGGTGATGGAAGGGCAATAAATCTTGGAAGCATAAACGGTTGGCATTTACAAACAAAAGGTTCTGGATTAACACGATATTCAAGACAAGGAGATGGAAGAGCAGTTTTACGCTCAAGTATTAGAGAGTATCTTGTGAGTGAAGCTATGTATGCTCTTGGAATTCCAACAACAAGGGCTTTAGCTATTATTGATTCAGATAGTTTTGCTCATAGAGAATGGAATCAAGAATCATGTTCTATTGTTCTTAGAATGTCCCCTTCTTGGATTAGAATTGGAACTTTTGAATATTTTGCAAGAACAAAACAAAACGCTGAAAAAAATCTAAAACAATTAGCCAATTATGTAATCAAACAATCATATCCCGAACTTGAAAATGAAGAAAACAAATATGAAAAGATGTTTTATTCTTTGGTTGATAGAAGTGCAAAACTTATGGCTTTATGGCAAGTTTATGGTTTCCAACATGGAGTTATGAATACAGATAATTTTTCAATGGCTGGACTTACTATTGATTATGGACCTTATGCTTTTATGGATTATTTTGAAAAAAATTCAATTTGTAATCATACAGATGTAGAAGGAAGATACTCTTATAATAATCAGCCTTATGTGGCACGATGGAATTTGTTTGTTTTATTAGATTGTCTTAAAAAAATTTGTGATGAAACAAAACTTGAAAACTATATGAAAAACTATTTATCTTTACATAAAAAAATCTATTTGGATATGATGAACAAAAGAGTAGGGCTTGAAGTTTCAAAAAGTGGTGACTCAAATTTATATTTGATTCTTGAATTATTAGGTGCTTTGGAATCCTCAAAAATGGATTATAATGTATTTTTTTATAGATTAACAAATCTAAAATCATTTGAAGATTTAAGTTCAATTTTGGATATAGCAGTTTTTCAAGAGCCACTTAAAAAATGGTTTGAATCATATAAAAAAGTTTGTTTAGAGCAAGAAACGACTTTTGAAAGTAGATTTGAAATTATGAAAAAAGTAAATCCAAAATATATATTAAAAAACTATATGCTTCAAGAAGCTATCCAAAAAGCAGATGAGGGCGATTATTGGCTTGTAAATGAGTTGTTAAATATTGCTTTAAATCCATTTGATGAACATCCAGATTTTGAAAGATATGCCCAACCAACACCTATGAAATTTGCAAATATTAAACTTAGTTGTTCTTCATAA
- a CDS encoding DMT family transporter — protein MQIFILISISLLFLSANSILCKMAISTQNIDAYSFTFLRIFSGAIFLLLIYFYKNKNLKLNLKTNWLSSFMLFLYAICFSYSFMNLYAGIGTLILFAVVQLSMILIALFYKEKLSLHKIIGVLIAFAGLGYLLYPKEEFVISLFHASLMIIAGIAWGVYSVLGKKSTNATFNTTDNFFKASIFTLIFGVLFVDFLKVDVYTFLLAITSGMITSALGYLIWYEVLPKIEIFTASILQLLVPIIAIFLSLIILDEKLSFELIVSTFIILFGILIALYKKRKI, from the coding sequence TTGCAAATCTTTATTTTGATTTCTATTTCACTTTTGTTTTTAAGTGCAAACTCTATTTTGTGTAAAATGGCAATTTCTACACAAAATATTGATGCTTATTCTTTTACTTTTTTACGAATATTTTCAGGGGCAATTTTTCTTTTATTAATCTATTTTTATAAAAACAAAAATCTAAAACTAAATCTTAAAACAAATTGGTTAAGTTCGTTTATGCTTTTTTTATATGCTATTTGTTTTTCATACTCTTTTATGAATTTATATGCTGGAATTGGAACATTGATTTTGTTTGCAGTTGTTCAACTAAGTATGATTTTAATAGCTCTTTTTTACAAAGAAAAACTCTCTTTACATAAAATAATTGGCGTGTTGATTGCTTTTGCTGGTTTGGGTTATCTTCTTTATCCAAAAGAAGAGTTTGTTATCTCTTTATTTCACGCAAGTTTGATGATAATAGCTGGAATTGCTTGGGGAGTTTATAGTGTTTTAGGAAAAAAATCTACAAATGCTACTTTTAATACAACAGATAATTTTTTCAAAGCTTCGATTTTTACACTCATTTTTGGAGTTTTATTTGTAGATTTTTTAAAAGTTGATGTATATACTTTTTTACTTGCAATTACTTCAGGGATGATAACATCAGCTTTGGGTTATTTGATTTGGTATGAAGTTTTACCAAAAATAGAAATTTTTACTGCAAGTATTTTGCAACTTTTAGTTCCTATTATAGCCATATTTTTAAGTCTAATAATTTTAGATGAAAAACTTAGTTTTGAACTGATAGTTTCAACTTTTATAATACTTTTTGGAATATTAATAGCCTTATATAAAAAGAGAAAAATTTAG